The DNA window ATATTGAGGTAACAGAAGGCTGCATGAGTCTATTCGACAGCTCATTACAAAACAATTTCCACAACGCTTCAAAAGAAGGTGGTTCTTATGATCTTCGGAGAATTTTTGATGAAACTCTTACCCAGGCTGATCCACTGCATTCTGTAAGTATTGTTGCCAATCATGATACACAGCCTCTTCAGGATCTTGAAGCACCAGTAGAACCGTGGTTTAAGCCCCTTGCTTATGCCTTGATTTTATTGAGAAAAGAAGGATATCCATGTGTATTTTATCCTGATTTATACGGTGCTCATTATGTTGATAAAGACTCGGGAGGTCAGGATCAGGAAATATTTATGCCAAAAGTAGATGGTATTGAAGAGCTTCTCAGAGCTAGAAAAGAACATGCTTATGGAGAACAAAAGGATTATTTTGAAGATGCCAATTGTCTTGGGTGGGTTCGTGAAGGTGATGAAGAACATACATGTTGTGCCGTGGTACTAAGCAATAAAGAAGCTTACAACAAACCAATGGAAGTTGGAAAGATGTATGTCGGGAAACAATTCAAAGATTTGTTGAAAAGGTTTAAGGAAAAAGTGACGATTGATGAAAATGGCTGGGGAAATTTCCCCGTACCAGCGGGAAATGTCAGCGTATGGATTCCTGAATAAAAAACAAAAAGCGTACATCACTGATTATGTACGCTTTTTTTAATCGTATGGTATGTTAGCATTTAATACCTCTGCAATTCCAGATATCAGCAGCCCATTCACAACAATAGTTGTCTTCGTTGTAGAAACAGCAGATTCTGTCTCTGATAATAATTCCTCCTGTTACGTGTTTAAGTTCCTGTCTGTCAATTTTCCTTGCGTTTTGAAGGTTTTTTGTTTTCATAGTTAAATATTTTAGAGTTTAGTTTTATAAATATAATCAATAATTAACTTATATCTAATGATTTACCTACAAATATTGAAATAAAATACACATTTTGCAATAAAAACAACAAATAATTATTAAAATCAGGAAAACACCCAACTATCATTCTATTTTACGAATGGTCAGGATCTCAGGTTTTTCTGAATGATCTGAAATTCTGCCGGTTCGTGCAAATTCTGCCCAAATGGCTCTTAGCTTTTGACCATTTTCATGAATACTTTCCCAGGGAATATTTCTTAACATTTCGGAGGATTGCCAGGCAGATTCATTTCCAAAAATCAGCGGCAGGTCAATACAGTGCGGAGCACCAATATGATTGTCTTTTAAGGTCGAATGAATTCGGAACAGGTAAACATTGCCTCCACCTTTGGCTAGATTTTCGGCAAATTGCCTGGCAGGAGTTCCATAAATCAGATCTGTAGTTTTTTCAACAGCTTTATCAAGGATTTTTAATCCAAAGCCTTTGCCGAAGTATTTATTCAATGCCTCTGAAGTTTTGAGATAAAAAGCTGTTTCATTATTGTTTAAGCCGATCAGCACATCATATTTTTTTGCATTTTCCTGCCATTTTCCTAATGATTCTTCTTCCGTACATAAAGGAGGAAAACCATATTGGGTTCCAAAGGGCATCGCTGCTTTTAAACCATACCGAATGACAGAGGGCACATATTCCCCGTATTCATCCATCATCTTATAGACATCTGTTTCATCTTTTAAAACCTCGGTCTTTTTCAGAAATTCAATTGACATTCTTTGTCTTTTATGGCGGAGGCCCAAAGGAGCACTTTGGATAATCACCCGTTGAAACAACCCTTCCACTCCTTCTGAAATCATTAAATGAGCAATGGCATCGCCTCCCGAAGATTGTCCAAAAAGTGTAATATTCTCTGCATCTCCACCAAAGTCGGCGATATTCCCTTTGATCCATTTTAAAGCTTCAATGATATCAAATAAACCCAGGTTAGCCGGTCTTTTTTCATTCCCTCCTAAAAATCCAAAAAGACCTAAACGATAAGAAACTGTGACTACGATAATCCTCTGTTCTTTCACCCATTCATTCGGATCCGCAGTAGGAAGATCACCACAACCGATCTCATGAGAGCCGCCATGGATCCAGACTACAACAGGAAGAGGCTTACTTTCGGATATAAGATCCGGTAAGGTCAGGGAAAGATACTGAGTGGATTCATCAGGCTCAAACTTTTCAACCGGAGTAGCTCCAATCATCTTTTCCACAAGCGGGCTTAATATCTGGGGGCAAACCGGAGTTTTATCCGGAAAAAGAAGGTCAGATAAAGATTCAACCGGAACCGGCCTTTGAAATCTTTCGGATCGGGCATAGCGAATACTCCTGGCACGAATAACACCATTTTCTTTTAATGCCATAATTTTTCCCAACCGGGTTTCAAAAACATGAGTTCCTTTCTGATGTGACTTCATGGGTAAAAACTGAAAAACTTTCTACCTTAAATTTAATCTTGTTTTTTGATAATGGAAAATATTTTAGACACAAATATCGTATCACAAAAATTTAATTGAGGATTTTATATTCGCTGGGAGAAACGCC is part of the Chryseobacterium lactis genome and encodes:
- a CDS encoding carboxylesterase family protein, encoding MKSHQKGTHVFETRLGKIMALKENGVIRARSIRYARSERFQRPVPVESLSDLLFPDKTPVCPQILSPLVEKMIGATPVEKFEPDESTQYLSLTLPDLISESKPLPVVVWIHGGSHEIGCGDLPTADPNEWVKEQRIIVVTVSYRLGLFGFLGGNEKRPANLGLFDIIEALKWIKGNIADFGGDAENITLFGQSSGGDAIAHLMISEGVEGLFQRVIIQSAPLGLRHKRQRMSIEFLKKTEVLKDETDVYKMMDEYGEYVPSVIRYGLKAAMPFGTQYGFPPLCTEEESLGKWQENAKKYDVLIGLNNNETAFYLKTSEALNKYFGKGFGLKILDKAVEKTTDLIYGTPARQFAENLAKGGGNVYLFRIHSTLKDNHIGAPHCIDLPLIFGNESAWQSSEMLRNIPWESIHENGQKLRAIWAEFARTGRISDHSEKPEILTIRKIE